One part of the Gossypium raimondii isolate GPD5lz chromosome 1, ASM2569854v1, whole genome shotgun sequence genome encodes these proteins:
- the LOC105786697 gene encoding receptor-like protein 32 translates to MGKFIWLCQIRSLLLVLFFLSVVGCCLGLSISSLKPTPLCLPEDASAFLQFKNTMSIDYSSYDSSCYPKTSYWNESTNCCSWKGVNCDKASGQVFGLDLSCSLLVGSLSPNTSPFRLQGLKRLNLASNDFNASPIQSGFIPSDISLPAKLISLDLSQNNHLKFDSHSLAMLTRNLSKLQNLFLNSVNMFDVVPTSFNNLPSSLKRLRLEFCDLKGEFPSEIFQLAYLEHVDLSWNSLTGYLPKSNWSSTLKYFKLYNNHFGGSIPASIGNLTKITFLDLSLNEFEGQLPSILFILKQLPSASLPTHVTGLQNLNEFFLNDNSLTGGITSWPFTLPSLKYLDLSNNSLTGPIDKIQKPNSVQEVYLAYNHMHGEIQSSFFNLANLIELDLSSNNFSGLIKSDMLLKLKNLETLVLSSNNFNGAIKLDVLSKLKNLSMLELSHNKLLSLSSDDGVNSTFQKLETLYFSSCNVQQFPNILRSAKSLRYLDLSNNAIKGSIFKWESEGENFHILDLRSNLLQGPLLAPLPPSLEEFWISNNNFTGEIPPPICNLTFPQILDLSRNYLGGIILKCLGSSSYGSRIINLQKNIFKGKIPDFCADYNGLINLALNDNQLEGPLPRSLINCTFLKFLNLANNKLNDTFPRWLGALPALQVLILRFNRFHGLLNISGDIRPSFSSLQIVDLSGNEFNGVLPTTFFQNLNSLKHARNLSELVQESDKEGLTPLYALHFYDQVSVNVTWKKSEMELEYIRTLPIFTAIDFSNNRFSGKIPEAIGELRTLEVLNLSHNSFTGNIPPSLGNLVELESLDLSSNNLSGEIPFQMTKLTFLEVLTFSHNNLVGPIPHGNQFNTFENDSYYGNLGLCGFPLTKQCGNGEGSKPPAPKRKEAKGSPVAFIWKLVMMGYGCGVVLGLSTGYLVFTTGRPWWFVRMVERYWKPNFTDKPYSFFLSYVVVRDQEDAALLLYVLARNSMFLEFIFVSSDLKKGFKVDLEDNLHSFLFNLIIRVFAFVN, encoded by the exons atgggaaaatttaTATGGTTGTGTCAAATCCGTAGTCTTCTCTTAGTGCTGTTCTTTCTTTCTGTTGTCGGTTGTTGTCTGGGCTTGTCTATCTCTTCTCTTAAGCCAACTCCTTTATGTCTACCAGAAGACGCCTCAGCCTTCCTCCAATTCAAGAACACCATGTCCATTGATTATTCTAGTTATGATTCCTCTTGCTATCCCAAAACAAGTTACTGGAATGAAAGCACCAATTGCTGTTCATGGAAAGGAGTCAATTGTGATAAGGCAAGTGGTCAAGTGTTTGGACTCGACCTTAGTTGCTCTTTGCTTGTTGGCTCTCTTTCTCCAAACACTAGCCCTTTCCGCCTTCAAGGACTCAAACGGCTCAACCTTGCTTCCAATGATTTCAATGCTTCTCCGATTCAGTCCGGGTTTA TTCCATCGGATATTTCTTTGCCAGCAAAACTGATTTCACTTGATCTTTCTCAAAATAACCATTTGAAATTTGATAGCCATAGTTTGGCCATGCTTACACGCAACTTATCTAAATTACAAAACCTTTTTCTTAACAGTGTAAATATGTTTGATGTTGTGCCTACTTCCTTCAACAACTTGCCTTCGTCTTTAAAGCGTTTGCGTCTCGAGTTTTGTGATTTAAAGGGGGAATTCCCTAGTGAAATATTCCAGCTAGCGTACCTTGAGCATGTTGATCTAAGTTGGAACTCTTTAACAGGTTATCTCCCTAAGTCCAATTGGAGCAGTACCCTCAAGTACTTTAAACTTTACAATAATCACTTTGGAGGGTCCATTCCTGCGTCCATTGGAAACCTCACAAAAATCACCTTTCTAGATTTATCCCTCAATGAATTCGAAGGTCAGCTTCCCTCAATTCTGTTCATCCTTAAACAGCTTCCCTCAGCTTCCCTCCCAACTCATGTAACAGGGCTTCAGAATTTGAATGAGTTCTTTCTAAATGATAACTCGTTAACCGGAGGAATTACATCTTGGCCTTTTACTTTGCCATCTCTAAAATATTTAGACCTTAGTAATAACAGTCTAACCGGTCCAATTGACAAGATTCAAAAGCCTAATTCAGTTCAAGAGGTTTATTTGGCATATAATCACATGCATGGGGAAATACAAAGTTCGTTCTTCAATCTTGCAAATCTGATCGAACTTGATCTTTCATCAAATAACTTTAGTGGTCTCATAAAGTCAGATATGCTTTTAAAGTTGAAGAACCTTGAAACACTCGTTCTTTcgtcaaataattttaatggtgcCATCAAGTTAGATGTGCTTTCAAAGCTGAAGAATCTTTCAATGCTTGAGCTTTCACATAACAAGTTGCTATCATTGAGTAGTGACGATGGTGTTAACTCCACTTTTCAAAAGCTCGAGACTTTATACTTCTCTTCTTGCAATGTACAACAATTTCCGAATATCTTGAGATCAGCCAAAAGCTTGCGTTATCTTGATCTTTCTAATAATGCAATTAAGGGTTCAATTTTCAAATGGGAATCAGAAG GGGAGAATTTTCATATCCTGGATCTTCGTTCTAACCTACTCCAGGGTCCCCTTCTAGCTCCACTACCACCTTCATTGGAAGAATTCTGGATttcaaataacaattttacagGAGAAATCCCTCCTCCTATTTGTAATTTGACTTTCCCTCAGATTCTTGATTTATCTAGAAATTACTTGGGTGGAATAATTCTGAAATGTCTTGGAAGTTCGAGTTATGGTTCCAGAATCATCAACCTACAAAAGAATATCTTTAAAGGAAAAATCCCTGATTTTTGTGCTGATTACAATGGTTTGATAAATCTTGCCCTTAATGACAACCAGCTGGAAGGGCCATTGCCACGATCCTTGATCAATTGTacctttttaaagtttttaaatttggcaAATAACAAGTTAAATGATACTTTTCCCCGTTGGTTGGGTGCACTTCCAGCTCTGCAAGTTTTAATCCTACGATTCAACAGGTTTCATGGTCTCTTGAACATTTCCGGAGATATTAGACCATCCTTTTCATCATTGCAAATTGTTGATCTCTCTGGGAATGAATTTAATGGAGTCTTACCTACAACTTTCTTCCAAAATCTAAATTCTCTGAAGCATGCAAGAAACCTAAGTGAACTAGTACAAGAATCCGATAAGGAAGGACTGACTCCGCTTTACGCATTACATTTCTATGATCAAGTTTCGGTCAATGTAACATGGAAAAAGTCAGAAATGGAGTTGGAGTATATAAGAACGTTACCCATTTTCACTGCCattgatttttcaaataatagatTCTCTGGAAAAATCCCGGAGGCAATTGGAGAGCTTCGTACACTTGAGGTGCTCAACCTGTCTCACAACAGCTTCACCGGTAATATTCCACCATCGTTGGGGAACTTAGTAGAACTTGAATCATTAGATCTTTCATCAAATAACCTCAGTGGCGAGATTCCTTTTCAAATGACAAAATTGACGTTTCTCGAAGTGTTAACTTTTTCACACAACAATCTTGTGGGACCCATCCCCCATGGAAACCAATTCAACACTTTTGAGAATGATTCCTATTACGGTAACTTGGGATTATGTGGCTTCCCCTTGACAAAGCAATGCGGCAATGGTGAGGGATCGAAACCACCTGCACCGAAGCGTAAGGAAGCTAAAGGTTCTCCAGTAGCCTTTATATGGAAACTTGTGATGATGGGATACGGATGTGGAGTAGTGCTAGGATTGAGCACTGGCTACCTTGTGTTCACCACTGGAAGGCCATGGTGGTTTGTAAGAATGGTTGAGAGATATTGGAAACCGAAT TTTACAGACAAGccttattctttctttttgtcaTATGTAGTGGTTCGAGATCAGGAAGATGCAGCCTTGCTACTGTATGTTTTGGCCAGAAATAGCATgtttttggagttcattttcgtGTCCAGTGATTTGAAGAAAGGATTCAAGGTGGACTTGGAGGATAACTTGCATTCCTTCTTGTTCAATTTGATCATACGAGTGTTTGCATTTGTAAATTAG